TCCTTCCCTTATTCGCTTCCGAATATTATAGAGTTGATCGGTGCAGGTTTGGATAATTACTACCCGTATTTGTACGATTGGGAAATAGTGACGGATCCCGGATCATGTATGACTGTAATGCAGGTTGATGCCAAACAGCAGGTGCGGGCATATGTTGGTAACAAAACTCCACTTGGTATTACGGGCCTGGATAGCGCATATTTTAATACGGACCCTATGGTAAGTATTAATGGAATTCCTTCAGGCGGCATTTTTTCAGGGCCGGGTATTTCAGGTGCCACATTCGATCCTGCAGCCGCGGATTCAGGAATGAATAAGATTGTTTATACTTATACAGATAATTTCGGATGTACCGATAGCATTAATATGCAGGTCATTGTCAAAACTATTTCGTCTGTTCAGAATTCTTCTGGTCTTAACATCAGTAAAATAAAGACATATCCGAATCCCTCGTCCGGAATTTTTGTAATAACCTCTGAAGGAAATGATTCGTTTACTATTGTGGTATATGACAAACTTGGGAAACAGGTTGCCGCTGAAAAATTAAGCGGAACTGAAAAGAAAAAAATGATAGATATGACTGAATGTTCAGCCGGTATATATATGGCTCACATCAGTAATACATTATCCTCTATGTATATAAAATTAGTGTTAACCAAATGATGTCGTCATGAAGAAATTAAATCTGCCTGGTCTTATCATTGCTCTGGTAATGGTTTTGTATACATCATTATCATTCGCCCAGTGTAACTGTACAACCGGGTGTACAATGGTTATTGATTCTGTGTACAACGGGAACCTGACCATCATGCCGTTCGATAAGGTGTGTATTACCAAGAATGGATTTGTGAATGGGAATATTACTGTTAACCTGGACGGTAAGCTTTGTAATTCAGGGAAGATATTCGGTGAGCTCACTTTTGAATCAGTGAGCTGCAATGGCTGTGGAGATGAGAACCGTTTATGTAATGAAGGAGAGATATATATGAAGAAGATCACTCCGGGTGTCCATGTCCGGTTATCCAATTACGGGGTATTTAAGGCTTGTGGCGATATTCCCGGGCCGAAAAGTTTTACACTTGATAATTATCCCGGCGCTTGTCTTGATGTTAAAGGAAAATACAGTGTTACTCCGGGTACTTCTTCGTCAAGTCTTTGGGATGGCAATGTTACCATAGGTTCATTTGATATCATGGGAGGCGGGAATACCCTGCTTACTATCAAAGGTTCTGTGTTGATTAAAGGTTCCTTCAAAAGCAGCGGATCTACAGGTATTGCAATGAAAAAGGGAAGTTGTATGGAGACCAAAGCGTTTGAGCAGGCCAGTTCAACCCCATTTATTATTGACTCCAGCAGCACATTAACCACAACAACCCTTTTGATCGGCAGCGGGGGGCTTAAAACGGGAAATAAAACCTGTATAAAAGCGACGGCTATTACAAATAACGGAACCTTTGATATTGGTTCCAACTCTTCCGTTACGGCTTCTTCCATAAATATGGCAACAATCATCAATGTTGGAACTAATTCATCTTTATTGGTTTCAGGTAATATAGTTATTACCGGGTCGGGCTCTATTAATATGTCGAGTCCTTCGTTGCTGACCGCTAACAATATCGATCTTCAGGCTGCTGCAAAATTGAATGGTCCAACCAGTGGATCCGCTGACATTAATATTGGTAATGACCTTACCTGGTGTTGTGGAACAGCAATCCTTGGTAATCTGGATATGTGTATCAGTAATGACCCGTTAAAAAAGAAGGTTACCGTTGGAGGACAGATTGTTGGTCCGAATGTTACCTGGTGTGCTAATAATACATTCACTCCCCAGCCTTGCAGTGTAACTTGTCCTCCCCATGTTGAATGTTCATGGAGTTGTTGTTTGGCATTGAACCTGACCGGAACTCATGTAAACTCTACCTGCGGACAGTCAAATGGTTCAGTTACCATTAGCCACACGGGTGGCACAGCACCATACACATATCAATGGAATGATGGAGCAACTACTAAAGACCGGACAGGTCTTTCTGCAGGCAGTTACTGGGTAACAGTACTTGATAAGGATTCCTGTATGGGTATTTTTCCGTTAAATATTTTGGAACCTTGCGGCCCGACCGTTACGGCAACAGGGGCTAAAATTTGTTTGGGTGCTTGTGCAAGTGTTACTGCTACACCATCAGGACCCGGAACTCCGCCATATACCTATGCCTGGAGCGATGGTAAAACAGGAGCCGGGCCTCATAGCTTTTGCCCTGTGGCAACTACCCCTTATACAGTTACTCTTACAGATGCAGGTGGCATGACTGCCACCGATACGGTTATTGTAACAATAAATCCTCTGATGGGTCTTACAACTACAGCTGTAAATATATCCTGTAACGGAGGCAGCAATGGCTCGGCAAATGTAGCAGTAACTGGGGGAACTCCCGGGTTTACCTATGCATGGGCTGCTTTGGGTGGAACAGGGGCCACTACAACAGGTAATTTAGGCGTGGGGTCATATACAGTGACGGTTACTGATTCCAAAGGTTGTACAAAAACGGCAACCGCTGCAATTACGGAACCGCCGCCGGTCACGGGAGTTCCTTCTTCAACACCTGCTAATTGCGGAACGAATTCAGGGACAGCTTCGGTTGTTGGGGGGGGCGGTACAGGCCCATATACTTATGCATGGGCACCAGGTGCCGGTACCGGTGCAACGATCAGTAACCTGGCCGCCGGAACATATACTGTAACAGTTAGAGATTCCAAAAATTGTACAACAACTACAACTGCTCTTGTAACCAGTACAGGTGGTGTAACAGCCACAATTACGTCATCAACAAATGCAACCTGTATAACAAACGGAAGTGCGGTTGTTTCAACCACGGGTGGTACTGCGCCATTTGATATTCTTTGGTCACCGGGCGGTGGTACCGGAACTACTGCCGGCAATTTGACGGCCGGAACATATACCGTTGTTGTTACCGATGCGAATAATTGTATTTCCAGCACTACTGTAACTATTACAGTTCCGGCTGGTCCGCAATTAACTACCGGTAAGGTTGATGATAATTGTGGCAAAGGGATTGGGTCGACAACAGTTACCGTAACATCCGGAACCGCACCTTATACTTATTTATGGAACCCTGGAGGGATGACATTACCAAACGCGACGGGACTTTTTGCAAACACCTATACCGTTTCAGTTACCGATGCGAATGGGTGTACCGCTACCTCTACTGCGGTGGTTGCCAACCTGAATGGACCTACGGCAACAGCAACTTCCGCAAATATTACATGTTTTGGCGCGGCTAACGGTACTGCACAGGCAAGTTCTACGGGAGGAGCAGCCCCCTATACATACAGCTGGCAGCCTTCCGGAAGTTCGGTATCTTCTCTTTCCGGTCTTAGTGCCGGAACCTATATCATAACTGTTACGGATGTGGCAGGCTGTACCAGTACCTCATCCGTTACAATTACAGAACCGCCTCCAATAACTATTTCTACCGCTGTTACTCCGGCAAATTGCAATACAGCAAATGGAAGTATTTTGGTTACTCCCGGAGGAGGGGTTGGCCTTTTAACTGCAACATGGGCACCTGCGGGCGGACCAGGATATACTGCATCTAATTTAGCCGCAGGTTCATATACAGTGACCATTACTGACGCAACATCATGTACATCTACTTCTACTGTTCTTGTCGGGAATGTAGGTGCGCCTGACATTGCAGTAAATCAAACCAATATTTTATGTAAGGGGGGCAATAACGGTTCCGCAACCATCTCAGTTACCGGAGGAACCCCGGGTTATTCAATCAGCTGGACACCTGCATCTGCAGGGTCGGGCACTTCCATTACTTCACTTATTGCAGGCAGTTATACCGTTGTTGTTACAGATGCGAATTCGTGCCAACAGAATACTGTAGTAGTCATCACCGAACCGCCTGTATTGACAGCTGTTGCAAATTCTGTAAGTCCGCTTTGTCCGGGTAATGGAAGTACAAACGTTACAGCCTCAGGCGGTACCCCCGGTTATACTTATAACTGGATGCCCGGAGGAGCTGCATCGCCTACCGTAACAGGTCTGGGAGGAGGAGTTTACACGGTGACCGTAACCGATGTCAATGGATGTACAGTTGTATCAACAGCTTCGATCACCACACCGCCGGCTATTGTTGCATCGATAAGCCCGGTAGACGGAACCTGCGGGCTGAATAACGGATCAGCAAGTGTTACAGCCTCAGGCGGCACTCCCGGATATTCATATAACTGGGCACCGTCCGGAGGAAATGGCCCGACCGCGGGAGGTCTTGGAGCCAATACCTATACGGTAACCGTAACCGATTCAAAAGGATGTACTCAAACGACAACTGCTGTAGTTGGTAATAGTCCTCCTGTAGCATTGGCCGCATCGGTGACCACCAATGTGAGTTGTGCCGGAGGTAATGATGGCTCTGCAACTGCAGCTGTCGGAGGGGGAACGGCTCCAATAGCGTATACATGGTCGCCAATAGGCGGAACAGGTACAGCAGCCACAGGACTAGCTGCGGGCAGCTATACTGTTAACGCAGTAGATTCAAGGGGGTGTACAGCGGTATCGAATGTAACCATAAGCGAGCCTCCGCCACTTATACTGTCGGTCACACCACCAAACAAAATATGTATTGGACAGAGCGCAACATTAAGCGCGTCAGCAAGCGGCGGAACAGCAGCTTATTCTTATATATGGATGCCCGGTCCCCAGTCGGGAGCAACCATCAATGTTAATCCTGTTGTAACAACCACCTATACAGTTACAGTAATTGATTCTAAAGGATGTACAACATCTTCAGCAATAACTGTAGATGTTACTCCGCCCCTCCAGGTGGATGCCGGAATAAATCAGAAGGTATGTTCAGGAGGCTCAACTACTGCAACTGCGGTTGCAACCGGGGGAGATGGTAATTACACCTATACATGGCTTCCTTCAAATTCGATAGGAGCAACGTTAAATGTAACACCCACCGGCAGCCAGACTTATACGGTAGTTGTTTCGGATGGTTGCGGAACCCCGCCGGTAACGGATGTTGTTATCATACAGGGAGTAGATCCTGTGCTCACACCTGGTTTCTCTCCCGACAGTACAATGGGATGCGCGCCTTTATCCGTATCATTTAACAATACAACTACCGGCGGCACAACACAAGGCTGCAGCTGGGATTTTGGTGATGGAACTACATCGTCGGATTGCTCTCCAATCCATGTATTCACCAGGCCCGGTTTCTATACTATTAAACTAACTGTTACAGACAGTAATGGCTGTTCTACTTCACTGACCAAGACAAAATCGGTTAAGGTATATCCGTTACCAATCGCTGGTTTCACTATCGATCCTAAGTCAACATCGATACTTACTCCAACGATTAACTTTGCCGATAAAAGTTCATTGGATGTGGTGAAGTGGGATTGGAGCTTTGGCGATGTTTATAATTCTTCATCCACAAAAAAGAACCCGACACATACGTATAAGGATACAGGCAGGTATGAAATCCAGTTGATTGTAACCACCCAGTATGGATGTAAAGATACCGCGATCGATTATGTGATCATACATGGTGATTACACTTTCTATGTGCCCAATGCATTTAGTCCGAATGGAGATGGTAAGAATGAGACCTTCTTCCCGACCGGTTTTATGATCAACCCTGAATGTTTCGGGATGATGATATTCGACCGTTGGGGTAACCTGATATTCGAAACAGATGACCTTAATAGAGGTTGGGATGGAAGAGCGAATGGCGGGAAGGACATTGCTCAGCAGGATGTGTATGTATGGAAAATACAGACCTGTGATTACATGAAACATTCATGGAGTTATATTGGTCATGTAACCTTGGTAAAATAATTTCCGGTATAATAGAGATTATACCGACATTAGATTATTATATGCAATTTCAAAAAATATATGGGGAAAAATTTAGAGCTTTCGTGCTTTGGTGGCCAAAATTCTATTGCCACTAAAACACAAAACCACTAAAGCCCACAAAAAAGCTTATTCGATATAAACTCTAATGTTCGTATTGTAAAAAGCGAAAGATCATCTTTTGGTTTTTCGCTTTGTTGTTTCTTACTTAAGCTATATTCAAGCCCGTTTCAGTAGGATTAAAAATATGACCGAAAGGTCAGATTATCGCCCCGGGGAATTAAAGTCATCTTTTTTTTCAGTCAAATGCTTTTTTGTTTTGAACTGATAATGAGTATATTTATGCCTCTTATTTTATTTGAAACAACGCGAAACATGCTGATCAAAAGAACTTCAATTCTTGGGATTTCACTCTTCCTTTTAGCCGGCCTTCCGACAATGAGTGCGCAAAAAACGGCCATTGATAATGCCAGTGATAAAGTGCGTCAATTTAATGCGCACCAGGCTTATTATCGCGGCGATTACAGGGCGGCTCTCGCTATTTATAAAGATATTTTCAGTGGTCGCCCGAGTGAGGCGGAGCTGGCTTTTTGGGTAGGTGAATGTTATTTTAGTTTGATGGATTATACAAACGCCCTTGAATATTTTGATAAGGCTAAACAGATCAATCCAACTGCGCACCCTAACCTGGGTGTTGAACTGGGCAAAACATATCAGTTGCTGGAAGAAACAGATAAAGCTATTGCTGAGTTCGAGCAATATAAAAAAGTAACTACCAATCCTAAAGTACTTAAGGAAAGTGATGTTGACCATTATCTTGCGCAATGTAATATGGCTAAAGAACTGACAGCCAAACCCATAAATGTAACTATCGAAAACCTCGGCAATATTGTTAATTCCGAGTTTGATGATAAACGTCCTTCAATAACCGCCGATGGTAAGAAGATGATCTTTACCTCACGAAGGCCGCGTGATAAGGACAGTCCTATTGACAAGGAGGGTGATGGGAAATATTTTGAGGATATTTATATTGCTCTTTGGGATTCTGCAAAGAGAATGTGGGGCGATCCGGATCTTATCGCCGGAGCTATAAATACGGAGTTTCATGATGCGGCTTGCAGCATTTCTCCGGATGGGAAGCAGATATTTGTTTATAAAAATGACGCGGTTGAAGCACGTGGCGGCGATATATGGGTGTCGCGCCTGAGTTCATCGGGCAGGTGGAGCTCCCCTAAAACAATCGGTCATCCCATAAACACTACCTATTGGGAAGATGGCGCCTGCCTCTCACCTGATGGTAATACGATTTATTATATCAGCGAGCGAAAGGATAAAGGTGCTTTGGGGAAAGGTGATATTTATATGAGTACCCGGTTAACGAAAGGAGGAGCCTGGGGTGAACCGGTTAATTTAGGGCCGGACATTAATACTGAACATGATGAAGGAGGCGTATACATTGCCGCAGATGGTAAAACATTGTTTTTCTGTTCTGAGGGCCATACCTCAATGGGTTCATATGATATTTTTAAAACTGTTAATGAAAATGGTAAGTGGACAAAGCCGGTTAACTTGGGCTACCCGATAAATACAATGGGTGCCGAAAAAAGTTTTATTCTTGCTACCGATGGAAAAAGCGCATACATAGCAAGTGAGCGAAAAGGAGGATTGGGCGATCGCGATATTTATAAAGTTGATCTTTCTAATTACCGCATTCTGGAAAAGGATCCAAACAGACCTTTATCGGCTGCACCCGGTTTTTCTATTTTAAAAGGCACTGTGATCAGTAACGAAGGTGCTTCTGCTCTTGCTGCTGAAGTAAATATTTATGATGAGGCCGGCCAGAAAGTAGGCACAACAAGTTCAAATGCCGAGGAAGGAGGCGATTATTTCATTACACTTCCCGGAGATAAAAAATATACTGTTAAAATTGAGTTGAAAAATTTTAAACCCCTTGAAGAAACCTTTATGCTCCCGGCTTCAAAAGATGGAAGCACAAATACACATGTTAAGCATTTTTTGATGTATAAGCAGTAGGATAATTGTTAGTTGGTATTGTGGGTTGTCAATTCTGTGGTCTAAAGATGGGTTACTTGTAATTGAAATATTCATTGGTTTCATTCGTCGCTTGAAACCCAGCCTTGCCGGCAGGCTTTGCTCCGCTGAAGCTACGCGAAAGCGATGCAGGTATACATCCCGGTGCAGGACATTCAGTTTCTAAAACATCTTTTCTCTGTGCTCTCTGTAAAACTCTCTTTTTCTCTGTGTAATTTTTTGTTACAGAGCTTCTCACGCCTGTGTGCCAAAACATTTTGATGGGCAGGCAAATTCCTGTTTGCACGACTCCTCTTGACTTTCTCATCAATTGTTAGTAAATTACTTTTTATTGACTAACAACCAAACCTACGCCCATGAAAATAAATGTGCTCATTTCGGTTTTTATTGCGATTTTATCAGGTCAGTTCGCTGATAGTTATTCCCAGGAATTATGTGCTACTGAAAATGCAAATAACCAGTTGTTACAAATGGATCCATTTTATAACAATCAGAATACGCTGATTGAAGAGCAGATCCAGGAAATAATCAATAATCAGAAAAATAGTAAGGTAGCCCAAACATCTGCTGTTTTAACGATCCCTGTAGTAGTTCATGTTGTTCACCTTGGTGAAGCTGTTGGTACAGGCACTAATATTTCAGACGCGAAGATTTACGATGCTATTAAGGGGTTAAATGATCGCTGGAGAAATGTTGCTGGCAATATTAATAGTAATGATTTGGGAATTGAATTTTGTTTGGCGAGCCGGGATCCAAATGGAAATGCCACAACCGGCATTAACAGGGTAAATGGCTCGTCAATATTAAATTACAGCACATATGGTATTACCCAGGCGGGTTGCGTTGCCGCGAGAGAGGATTCGATCAAAAATCTGAGCAGGTGGCNNNNNNNNNNNNNNNNNNNNNNNNNNNNNNNNNNNNNNNNNNNNNNNNNNNNNNNNNNNNNNNNNNNNNNNNNNNNNNNNNNNNNNNNNNNNNNNNNNNNNNNNNNNNNNNNNNNNNNNNNNNNNTAGTTGTAGCCAATTATTTTTCCAGTGCATATAATACAACTGCGCACGAGTTAGGACATGCTTTTTATTTATATCATACTTTTAATGGCGACGGAGGTAATGTTTCCTGCCCGGTTAACAATGCATGTTCAAGTGATGGTGATAAGGTTTGTGATACACCTCCCCACAAGCAGGGAGATTGTGGAACAACTGATGTTTGCACAGGAACAGGTATTTGGGCGAACTCCAAAAATAATCAAATGAGTTATTGCGGGACCCGTTACATTTTTACAGCGGATCAGAAGGCCAGAGTGACTGCCGCTGCAAATTCAGCTCCGAGGTCCAG
The Bacteroidota bacterium DNA segment above includes these coding regions:
- a CDS encoding gliding motility-associated C-terminal domain-containing protein is translated as MKKLNLPGLIIALVMVLYTSLSFAQCNCTTGCTMVIDSVYNGNLTIMPFDKVCITKNGFVNGNITVNLDGKLCNSGKIFGELTFESVSCNGCGDENRLCNEGEIYMKKITPGVHVRLSNYGVFKACGDIPGPKSFTLDNYPGACLDVKGKYSVTPGTSSSSLWDGNVTIGSFDIMGGGNTLLTIKGSVLIKGSFKSSGSTGIAMKKGSCMETKAFEQASSTPFIIDSSSTLTTTTLLIGSGGLKTGNKTCIKATAITNNGTFDIGSNSSVTASSINMATIINVGTNSSLLVSGNIVITGSGSINMSSPSLLTANNIDLQAAAKLNGPTSGSADINIGNDLTWCCGTAILGNLDMCISNDPLKKKVTVGGQIVGPNVTWCANNTFTPQPCSVTCPPHVECSWSCCLALNLTGTHVNSTCGQSNGSVTISHTGGTAPYTYQWNDGATTKDRTGLSAGSYWVTVLDKDSCMGIFPLNILEPCGPTVTATGAKICLGACASVTATPSGPGTPPYTYAWSDGKTGAGPHSFCPVATTPYTVTLTDAGGMTATDTVIVTINPLMGLTTTAVNISCNGGSNGSANVAVTGGTPGFTYAWAALGGTGATTTGNLGVGSYTVTVTDSKGCTKTATAAITEPPPVTGVPSSTPANCGTNSGTASVVGGGGTGPYTYAWAPGAGTGATISNLAAGTYTVTVRDSKNCTTTTTALVTSTGGVTATITSSTNATCITNGSAVVSTTGGTAPFDILWSPGGGTGTTAGNLTAGTYTVVVTDANNCISSTTVTITVPAGPQLTTGKVDDNCGKGIGSTTVTVTSGTAPYTYLWNPGGMTLPNATGLFANTYTVSVTDANGCTATSTAVVANLNGPTATATSANITCFGAANGTAQASSTGGAAPYTYSWQPSGSSVSSLSGLSAGTYIITVTDVAGCTSTSSVTITEPPPITISTAVTPANCNTANGSILVTPGGGVGLLTATWAPAGGPGYTASNLAAGSYTVTITDATSCTSTSTVLVGNVGAPDIAVNQTNILCKGGNNGSATISVTGGTPGYSISWTPASAGSGTSITSLIAGSYTVVVTDANSCQQNTVVVITEPPVLTAVANSVSPLCPGNGSTNVTASGGTPGYTYNWMPGGAASPTVTGLGGGVYTVTVTDVNGCTVVSTASITTPPAIVASISPVDGTCGLNNGSASVTASGGTPGYSYNWAPSGGNGPTAGGLGANTYTVTVTDSKGCTQTTTAVVGNSPPVALAASVTTNVSCAGGNDGSATAAVGGGTAPIAYTWSPIGGTGTAATGLAAGSYTVNAVDSRGCTAVSNVTISEPPPLILSVTPPNKICIGQSATLSASASGGTAAYSYIWMPGPQSGATINVNPVVTTTYTVTVIDSKGCTTSSAITVDVTPPLQVDAGINQKVCSGGSTTATAVATGGDGNYTYTWLPSNSIGATLNVTPTGSQTYTVVVSDGCGTPPVTDVVIIQGVDPVLTPGFSPDSTMGCAPLSVSFNNTTTGGTTQGCSWDFGDGTTSSDCSPIHVFTRPGFYTIKLTVTDSNGCSTSLTKTKSVKVYPLPIAGFTIDPKSTSILTPTINFADKSSLDVVKWDWSFGDVYNSSSTKKNPTHTYKDTGRYEIQLIVTTQYGCKDTAIDYVIIHGDYTFYVPNAFSPNGDGKNETFFPTGFMINPECFGMMIFDRWGNLIFETDDLNRGWDGRANGGKDIAQQDVYVWKIQTCDYMKHSWSYIGHVTLVK
- a CDS encoding PD40 domain-containing protein, whose translation is MLIKRTSILGISLFLLAGLPTMSAQKTAIDNASDKVRQFNAHQAYYRGDYRAALAIYKDIFSGRPSEAELAFWVGECYFSLMDYTNALEYFDKAKQINPTAHPNLGVELGKTYQLLEETDKAIAEFEQYKKVTTNPKVLKESDVDHYLAQCNMAKELTAKPINVTIENLGNIVNSEFDDKRPSITADGKKMIFTSRRPRDKDSPIDKEGDGKYFEDIYIALWDSAKRMWGDPDLIAGAINTEFHDAACSISPDGKQIFVYKNDAVEARGGDIWVSRLSSSGRWSSPKTIGHPINTTYWEDGACLSPDGNTIYYISERKDKGALGKGDIYMSTRLTKGGAWGEPVNLGPDINTEHDEGGVYIAADGKTLFFCSEGHTSMGSYDIFKTVNENGKWTKPVNLGYPINTMGAEKSFILATDGKSAYIASERKGGLGDRDIYKVDLSNYRILEKDPNRPLSAAPGFSILKGTVISNEGASALAAEVNIYDEAGQKVGTTSSNAEEGGDYFITLPGDKKYTVKIELKNFKPLEETFMLPASKDGSTNTHVKHFLMYKQ